The following coding sequences are from one Thermoplasmata archaeon window:
- a CDS encoding DNA-directed RNA polymerase subunit K has translation MTTGVPASPKGPADFTRFERARILGARALQISLGAPILIELPPSMIDPVEIAEREFAADVIPITVRAGPPHA, from the coding sequence GTGACCACCGGTGTTCCTGCATCACCGAAGGGGCCGGCAGATTTCACCCGTTTCGAGCGGGCGCGCATCCTCGGCGCTCGGGCCCTTCAGATCTCGCTCGGTGCCCCCATCCTGATCGAGCTTCCGCCCTCCATGATCGACCCGGTCGAAATCGCCGAGCGCGAGTTCGCGGCGGACGTCATCCCGATCACGGTCCGCGCCGGCCCGCCGCACGCGTAG
- a CDS encoding DUF357 domain-containing protein: MTDRPLYAKYLELTREALQRVRPAAPRRSFLAGAADDYLAMAKAYLTDAEHFAEKGDLERALAAASYAHAWLDAGVRLGILDGGNDDARFTLFR, from the coding sequence GTGACCGATCGGCCGCTGTACGCGAAGTATCTCGAGCTCACGCGGGAGGCGCTCCAGCGCGTGCGGCCCGCCGCCCCGCGGCGCTCGTTCCTCGCGGGAGCCGCCGATGATTACCTCGCGATGGCCAAGGCGTATCTCACGGACGCCGAGCATTTCGCCGAAAAGGGAGACCTCGAACGGGCGCTTGCCGCCGCGAGCTACGCGCATGCGTGGCTCGACGCGGGTGTGCGTCTTGGGATCCTGGACGGAGGGAACGATGATGCCCGTTTCACGCTCTTCCGGTAG
- a CDS encoding PaaI family thioesterase, whose protein sequence is MARPPATPRPVAYRSPRDLARANRLGGFHQTVGFLIDAEQSGVGYCTVAGTVDQRHLNINGVVHGGVYATILDTAMGGAVVTTLGEGETTATTSLYVEFLRGAREDAVLRARGDVLRRGRHLAFVEGNLYDAEGHRLSQAHGTWYIWSAEERPSSRRGAPTPASRRSGGRSSRRS, encoded by the coding sequence ATGGCGCGTCCCCCCGCGACACCGCGGCCCGTGGCGTACCGCTCTCCACGCGATCTCGCGCGTGCGAACCGCCTCGGGGGGTTCCACCAAACGGTGGGATTCCTCATCGACGCCGAACAATCCGGGGTCGGCTACTGCACGGTCGCCGGGACGGTCGACCAGCGGCACCTGAACATCAACGGGGTCGTGCACGGAGGGGTCTATGCCACGATCCTCGACACCGCGATGGGAGGGGCGGTGGTCACTACCCTCGGGGAAGGCGAGACGACTGCGACCACCTCACTCTACGTGGAGTTCCTACGAGGGGCCCGCGAGGACGCCGTGCTCCGGGCCCGAGGCGACGTGCTCCGACGGGGCCGCCACCTTGCGTTCGTCGAGGGCAACCTGTACGACGCAGAGGGGCACCGGCTCAGCCAAGCGCACGGCACTTGGTACATATGGTCGGCGGAGGAGCGGCCGTCCTCGCGCCGGGGCGCCCCTACGCCCGCTTCCCGCCGATCCGGCGGGCGAAGTTCTCGGCGATCGTGA
- a CDS encoding tRNA (adenine-N1)-methyltransferase — protein sequence MGESRWSEGDVVALKHPGTPPILVPLRRGPQRVGDAAVLDLTEQIGRPVGGSIEWVGTRYAVLRPSLSDLLSTMTRGAQIITAKDAAYLVLLAGIGPGDRVAEAGSGSGALTTVLAYAVGPAGHVASFDRRPEALHLARQNLERGGLAGRVSFHERDVLANGIEGTDYDAVALDLPEPWGVLPSVRAALCNGGRVVTYSPTYNQLERTVRSLRELRFDEVRSLELLERPLHVGEGGTRPAFEMLGHTGFLTVARKVD from the coding sequence ATGGGCGAGAGTCGCTGGTCGGAGGGGGATGTGGTGGCCCTGAAACACCCGGGTACCCCCCCGATCCTCGTTCCGTTGCGGCGGGGCCCACAGCGGGTCGGCGACGCGGCGGTACTCGACCTGACCGAGCAGATCGGTCGGCCCGTAGGCGGCTCGATCGAGTGGGTGGGCACCCGGTACGCGGTCCTCCGGCCCTCGCTCTCCGATCTCCTCTCGACCATGACGCGCGGAGCCCAGATCATCACGGCGAAGGACGCGGCGTACCTCGTGCTCCTCGCCGGGATCGGCCCGGGGGACCGAGTGGCGGAGGCGGGCAGTGGCAGCGGAGCGCTGACGACCGTGCTCGCGTACGCCGTCGGGCCCGCCGGGCACGTAGCCTCCTTCGATCGACGACCGGAAGCATTGCACCTCGCCCGGCAGAACCTCGAGCGCGGCGGACTCGCCGGTCGGGTATCCTTCCACGAGCGGGATGTCCTGGCGAACGGCATCGAGGGAACGGACTACGACGCCGTGGCGCTCGATCTGCCCGAGCCCTGGGGGGTGCTCCCTTCGGTGCGGGCCGCCCTCTGTAACGGAGGTCGTGTCGTCACCTATTCACCGACCTACAACCAGCTGGAACGGACGGTGCGCTCGCTGAGGGAGCTCCGCTTCGATGAGGTCCGCTCCCTCGAGCTCCTCGAGCGCCCCTTGCATGTCGGCGAAGGGGGCACGCGGCCCGCATTCGAGATGCTCGGCCACACCGGGTTCCTGACCGTGGCGCGCAAGGTCGACTGA
- a CDS encoding NAD-binding protein: MASGHVGFYSALLRRLWKFLAAYAALLLGASAGFYLLEGGGDDLGTSFYWAVVTIATVGYGDVVPTTPNARWFTIGVILVAVFLTAYLISIIIGVVNDESHKRNLGMLGTDFTGHVVVIGYAGVGRAAVRELLAVGERVAVATADINELPNIRALAPEHRIYVSFYPTGDSEVLNRLNAAAAKAVVICTPDDTTNLITALAVRQIAPNVRIVVSVTRAELRPTLRSAGVTYVASPNDMGGRLVANAAFRPEVVNVFEDLTSAAYGADIGEYVLTEKTPLSRQALSEAETMVRAASGCIVIGYARPRGPGEYVTALNPPASFHFQPGDALLVMGSLENLKRLEAWLGVPQGR, encoded by the coding sequence GTGGCGAGCGGTCATGTAGGTTTCTACAGCGCATTGCTGCGACGGCTGTGGAAGTTCCTCGCGGCGTACGCGGCGCTCCTCCTCGGCGCCAGCGCCGGGTTCTACCTGCTCGAGGGTGGGGGCGACGACCTAGGCACGTCGTTCTACTGGGCGGTCGTAACGATCGCGACCGTCGGCTACGGGGACGTCGTTCCCACGACGCCGAATGCTCGCTGGTTCACGATCGGTGTCATCCTGGTCGCGGTGTTCCTGACGGCGTACCTCATCTCTATCATCATCGGTGTCGTGAACGACGAGTCCCACAAGCGGAACCTCGGCATGCTCGGAACGGATTTCACCGGCCACGTCGTCGTCATCGGCTACGCCGGAGTGGGCCGCGCAGCGGTCCGCGAGCTCCTCGCCGTCGGCGAGCGCGTTGCGGTCGCGACGGCCGACATCAACGAGCTCCCCAACATCCGGGCGCTCGCGCCGGAACACCGGATCTACGTAAGCTTCTATCCGACAGGAGATTCCGAGGTCCTGAACCGATTGAATGCGGCCGCGGCCAAAGCGGTCGTCATCTGCACCCCGGACGACACGACCAACCTGATCACCGCGCTCGCGGTCCGGCAGATCGCCCCGAACGTACGGATCGTGGTATCGGTCACCCGTGCGGAGCTGCGGCCCACGCTGCGCAGCGCCGGGGTTACGTACGTGGCTTCCCCCAACGACATGGGAGGCCGCCTCGTCGCCAACGCCGCATTCCGGCCCGAGGTCGTCAACGTCTTCGAAGATCTCACGAGTGCCGCCTACGGGGCGGACATCGGCGAATACGTGCTCACTGAGAAGACCCCACTCTCTCGCCAGGCGCTCTCGGAGGCCGAGACGATGGTGCGCGCCGCTTCCGGTTGCATCGTCATCGGGTACGCGCGCCCGCGGGGCCCCGGCGAGTATGTCACGGCGCTCAACCCTCCGGCGTCCTTCCACTTCCAACCCGGCGACGCGCTCCTCGTGATGGGCAGCCTGGAGAACCTGAAGCGGCTCGAAGCGTGGCTCGGCGTACCCCAAGGACGGTAG
- a CDS encoding GNAT family N-acetyltransferase gives MATGAGPIEDFRLRRLDKPEEFRQVDQVHRLAWGGEEVDPVPPVLQRAVQDNGGLVLGAFADIYLAGFALGFLGFDGEQLYHYLHQLAVRPEYQNHGVGHRLMNYYRDEVVRLGLAEIRWVFDPLQSKNAMLFVRRLGARPDRYHSHYYGQMGDAVNAGLETDRVRAVWPLTNPQVVARLAGAFPSPAEDLQRWTSSSTILETEPGETGIRVPTAVAEPSAETSHIEIPFDLDLVRTHERAALWRWRHAVRDAFRSAYDLGHRVEDFAVITAEHERRSFYLLRRRAPDPGAASEPPPPS, from the coding sequence ATGGCCACCGGGGCCGGACCGATCGAAGATTTTCGCCTGCGCCGCCTCGACAAACCCGAGGAGTTCCGCCAGGTCGACCAGGTCCACCGGCTTGCCTGGGGCGGAGAGGAGGTCGATCCGGTTCCACCGGTGCTCCAACGAGCCGTCCAGGACAACGGGGGGCTCGTGCTCGGCGCCTTCGCCGACATCTACCTCGCGGGGTTCGCGCTCGGCTTCCTCGGCTTCGACGGAGAGCAGCTCTACCACTACCTTCACCAGCTCGCCGTCCGGCCTGAATACCAAAACCATGGGGTGGGCCATCGACTCATGAACTACTACCGGGATGAGGTCGTCCGCCTCGGCCTCGCCGAGATCCGGTGGGTCTTCGATCCGCTCCAGAGCAAGAACGCGATGCTGTTCGTCCGGCGGCTCGGAGCGCGACCGGATCGCTACCACTCCCACTACTACGGGCAGATGGGCGACGCCGTGAACGCAGGTCTCGAGACGGACCGGGTCCGCGCGGTGTGGCCGCTCACGAATCCGCAGGTCGTGGCCCGTCTCGCAGGAGCGTTCCCGAGCCCGGCGGAGGATCTCCAGCGGTGGACCTCCTCCTCGACGATCCTCGAGACCGAGCCGGGGGAGACCGGAATCCGAGTTCCCACCGCCGTTGCGGAACCCTCGGCGGAGACGTCGCACATCGAGATCCCGTTCGACCTCGATCTCGTCCGGACCCACGAGCGAGCGGCGCTGTGGCGCTGGCGGCATGCGGTGCGTGATGCCTTCCGGTCCGCGTACGATCTGGGCCATCGCGTGGAGGATTTTGCCGTGATCACCGCCGAGCACGAGCGCCGGAGCTTCTACCTATTGCGTCGGCGCGCGCCGGATCCCGGCGCTGCGAGCGAGCCCCCTCCTCCGAGCTAA
- a CDS encoding deoxyribonuclease IV — protein sequence MYLGAHIGIAGGLANAPVQGRQIGCEAIQIFSKSPQMWAGPPIAPEAALRFREAVVRERLRATAVHHGYLLNLASPKSAMLRQSRKTFRDEIQRAELLGVDGLIFHPGAHTGSGVEAGIASITANLNDAFLATPGVRVRALLENSAGQGTTLCSSFEELQAILAGLDTPSRAGVALDTCHLFAAGFDFRTAEDYGALIDRIRDTIGIEQVHAFHLNDAKSGLGSHLDRHENIGHGEIGLEGFRHLVNDRRWRAVPGYLETPLDENGYARYVTDLHSLAALRPRTSGGSIVEQPARPARARRSSTAG from the coding sequence GTGTACCTCGGCGCGCACATCGGCATCGCCGGTGGACTCGCCAACGCTCCCGTACAGGGCCGGCAGATCGGCTGCGAAGCGATCCAGATCTTCTCCAAGAGCCCGCAGATGTGGGCGGGTCCCCCCATCGCCCCCGAGGCGGCCCTACGGTTCCGCGAGGCCGTGGTCCGGGAGAGGCTCCGGGCCACAGCGGTACATCATGGATATCTTCTCAATCTCGCCAGCCCCAAATCCGCGATGCTCCGGCAGTCCCGGAAGACGTTCCGCGATGAGATCCAGCGCGCGGAGCTCCTCGGGGTCGACGGACTGATCTTCCATCCGGGGGCCCACACTGGATCCGGGGTCGAAGCCGGCATCGCGTCGATCACGGCAAACCTGAACGACGCCTTCCTCGCCACGCCGGGGGTCCGCGTGCGCGCGCTGCTCGAAAACTCGGCGGGACAGGGCACGACGCTCTGCTCCAGCTTCGAGGAGCTCCAGGCAATCCTCGCCGGGCTCGATACCCCGTCTCGCGCCGGCGTCGCCCTCGACACCTGCCACCTCTTCGCGGCGGGGTTCGATTTTCGCACGGCAGAGGACTACGGAGCGCTCATCGATCGCATCCGGGACACGATCGGGATCGAGCAGGTGCATGCGTTCCACCTGAACGATGCCAAATCGGGGCTCGGTTCCCACCTCGATCGCCACGAGAACATAGGACATGGGGAGATCGGGCTCGAAGGGTTCCGCCATCTCGTAAACGACCGGCGCTGGAGGGCGGTCCCCGGGTATCTCGAAACTCCGCTCGACGAGAACGGGTACGCTCGCTACGTGACCGACCTCCATAGCCTGGCCGCACTTCGACCGCGTACGTCCGGCGGATCTATCGTCGAGCAACCGGCCCGCCCCGCTCGAGCACGCCGTTCCTCCACGGCAGGGTAG
- the mtnP gene encoding S-methyl-5'-thioadenosine phosphorylase — MNPVAETPPRRTIAVIGGSGLSGIFAGESKMHRISTPWGAPSAPIEEGQVGGVRTLFLPRHGVGHTIPPHRVNYRANIDALRALGADAIVTVSSVGSLREELAPGTFVLPRQFVDFTKQRPTTFHDGGRVYHVSMADPFCPDLLAQASTTGRELSSPFAEGSTYVCIEGPRFSTRAESKFFRGFADIIGMTLVPEVTLARERCLCYACLAMVTDYDVWAEHPVEMREIIETMNRNVERMRKLLSALIPRLARAPTCACAHALDQAGV; from the coding sequence ATGAACCCCGTCGCGGAGACCCCACCTCGCCGCACGATCGCGGTGATCGGAGGCAGCGGTCTCTCCGGGATATTCGCCGGGGAGAGCAAGATGCACCGGATATCGACGCCCTGGGGGGCCCCATCGGCCCCGATCGAGGAGGGCCAAGTGGGCGGCGTGCGCACCCTGTTCCTCCCGCGCCACGGCGTCGGCCACACCATTCCGCCGCACCGGGTGAACTATCGAGCGAACATCGACGCGCTCCGGGCGCTCGGCGCGGATGCCATCGTGACGGTGAGCTCGGTCGGATCGCTCCGGGAAGAGCTCGCTCCGGGCACGTTCGTGCTGCCTCGTCAGTTCGTCGACTTCACCAAGCAGAGGCCCACCACGTTCCACGACGGAGGTCGGGTCTATCACGTGTCGATGGCCGACCCGTTCTGCCCGGACCTGCTCGCGCAGGCGTCCACGACCGGCCGGGAGCTCTCGAGCCCCTTCGCGGAAGGCTCGACGTACGTCTGCATCGAGGGTCCACGCTTCTCCACACGCGCCGAGTCGAAGTTCTTCCGAGGATTCGCGGACATCATCGGGATGACGTTGGTGCCCGAGGTCACTCTCGCGCGCGAGCGGTGCCTGTGCTATGCCTGCCTGGCCATGGTGACCGACTACGACGTGTGGGCGGAGCACCCGGTCGAGATGCGCGAGATCATCGAGACCATGAACCGTAACGTCGAGCGGATGCGCAAACTCCTCTCTGCGCTGATCCCACGGCTCGCGCGCGCCCCAACGTGCGCGTGCGCGCACGCCCTCGATCAAGCCGGAGTGTGA
- a CDS encoding PEGA domain-containing protein has translation MPGMGASPATGAIPLVSANDGEASHYNVTFVETGLAPGTSWTVEMNDVTRNSSTSTITFLEQNGTYNFSVGDVAGYTSTGGSGTVTVVGLAQSVPVTFSTKAVGSFPVTFVETGLAPGTSWTIEMGDATQNSSTSTITFLEQNGTYNFSVGDVAGYTSTGGSGTVTVVGLAQSVPVTFSTKAVGSFPVTFVETGLAPGTSWTVEMNDVTRNSSTSTITFLEQNGTYRFSVGDVPGYASSTTSGAIIVNGGAATETIDFTAFAEDTYLQVSVLPINASVTVNGRSTIGSEGVYVWTLLPGSYYVNVTLVGYTPYSNLVIVTAGMATELSIVLTALSTYGYLVGTVTPATATVIASGVIVPIEDGAFNVTVAPGAYYLSITASGYESLVLEANVFAGQATHVTLNLTTAPTTVTLSGELSPANGSVVVNGFIAYVNATGHFQVSVLPGTYTVSVSAPGYFPFSENLTIFSSVTVNFTLTKVPGSTSMKTTGNVTATGYNITVTELTNGNGSISVTFTSQANGTLLVTIPYAEVENATLAQVLSSHVYVNGVLFTDFAVTVTANYTVILTVRGLPADPTLLWTFSSSGSPSGPASGFLGLPGNLGFYLLTSIALAAIIATVLVLALKHREGRPPLPPPGDATKETETTVGKQPDVEDLLIDVLAPLPG, from the coding sequence ATGCCCGGCATGGGGGCATCCCCGGCCACCGGTGCAATCCCGCTGGTCTCGGCGAACGATGGCGAGGCATCGCACTACAACGTGACGTTCGTGGAGACCGGACTCGCGCCGGGGACCTCGTGGACGGTTGAGATGAACGACGTCACACGGAATTCGAGCACCTCCACGATCACGTTCCTCGAGCAGAACGGGACATACAACTTCTCGGTGGGTGACGTAGCGGGTTATACGAGCACGGGAGGATCCGGGACGGTCACGGTGGTCGGTCTCGCGCAGTCGGTCCCAGTGACGTTCAGCACGAAGGCCGTAGGTTCCTTCCCGGTGACGTTCGTGGAAACCGGACTCGCGCCGGGGACCTCGTGGACGATCGAGATGGGCGATGCCACCCAGAACTCGAGCACCTCCACGATCACGTTCCTCGAGCAGAACGGGACATACAACTTCTCGGTGGGTGACGTAGCGGGTTACACGAGCACGGGAGGATCCGGGACGGTCACGGTGGTCGGTCTCGCGCAGTCGGTCCCAGTGACGTTCAGCACGAAGGCCGTAGGTTCCTTCCCGGTGACATTCGTGGAAACCGGACTCGCGCCGGGGACCTCGTGGACGGTTGAGATGAACGACGTCACACGGAATTCGAGCACCTCCACGATCACATTCCTCGAGCAGAACGGGACGTACCGCTTCTCGGTGGGTGACGTTCCGGGCTATGCTAGCTCGACCACTTCTGGGGCCATCATTGTGAACGGAGGGGCGGCCACTGAGACGATCGACTTCACCGCGTTCGCCGAAGACACCTACCTCCAAGTCTCAGTCCTCCCCATCAACGCGTCGGTCACCGTCAACGGGCGATCGACGATTGGCTCCGAGGGAGTGTACGTCTGGACGCTGCTCCCGGGGTCGTACTACGTAAACGTGACCCTCGTGGGTTACACGCCCTACTCGAACCTTGTGATCGTGACGGCGGGAATGGCTACCGAGCTTTCCATAGTGCTTACGGCGCTCTCGACCTACGGGTATCTTGTCGGGACCGTGACGCCCGCCACGGCGACGGTAATCGCGAGCGGGGTGATCGTACCGATCGAGGATGGGGCGTTCAACGTGACCGTGGCCCCGGGAGCTTACTACCTCTCGATAACGGCGTCCGGATACGAAAGTTTGGTACTAGAGGCTAACGTCTTCGCCGGGCAGGCCACGCACGTCACGCTCAACTTGACGACCGCCCCGACGACCGTGACGCTCTCCGGGGAGCTCTCGCCCGCTAACGGCTCGGTGGTAGTGAACGGGTTCATCGCGTACGTGAACGCAACCGGCCACTTCCAGGTCTCGGTCCTGCCCGGAACGTATACCGTGTCCGTCTCCGCTCCGGGATATTTCCCGTTTTCTGAGAATCTGACCATCTTCTCGAGCGTCACCGTGAACTTCACGTTGACAAAGGTGCCGGGATCGACCTCAATGAAGACCACAGGCAACGTGACCGCCACCGGGTACAACATTACGGTGACGGAGCTGACGAACGGCAACGGGAGCATTTCCGTCACGTTCACCTCTCAGGCCAACGGGACGTTGCTGGTCACGATCCCGTACGCGGAGGTCGAGAACGCCACTTTGGCGCAAGTCTTGTCCAGCCACGTCTACGTGAACGGTGTACTGTTCACGGACTTCGCGGTCACGGTCACGGCGAACTACACGGTCATCCTTACGGTACGCGGTCTACCAGCTGATCCGACCCTGTTGTGGACTTTCTCGTCATCTGGCTCACCTTCGGGGCCGGCTTCCGGATTCCTGGGGTTGCCCGGGAACCTCGGGTTCTATCTCCTTACATCTATCGCTCTGGCGGCCATCATCGCGACGGTCCTCGTGTTGGCATTGAAACACAGGGAAGGTCGCCCGCCCTTGCCTCCACCGGGGGATGCCACTAAGGAGACAGAGACCACGGTGGGAAAGCAGCCGGACGTGGAGGATCTCCTCATCGACGTACTCGCCCCCCTGCCTGGGTGA
- a CDS encoding M1 family metallopeptidase — translation MIGQAEPPQVDEYRLHLDVDFADQRWTGTIEFDIAPAPERISLDCDRLEIRGAWVEGLPATHHVDRATNSLHIAIPRPGPRARVRVEFDGVVDPANMMGLYRSKFAGGYALVSQCEATGARKIFPCFDRPDRKARFRTSITTDAAQEVVSNTFPEKVTTHGARRLWKFAPTPPMATYLFFVGIGTFERAEDKSGRVAIAVVTAPGSGPAAAFALSVTGRLLRAFEEYYGIEYPLPKLDLIGVPEHPFGAMENWGAISFRDMRLLVTERSGTLDRRQTFDTIAHELAHQWFGNLVTMQWWTDIWLNESFATLMALKMVDRLDPELQAINEFFMIFMGPGLRSDSLTSTVPVSVPVVEPDEINQVFDPAISYGKGASVLRMIEAYLGEETFRRGVIEYLTRHKWQNARTSDLWEALGEASRQPIPEILGPWIERAGLPVVEARGVSGGLELRQRRYRLDGVHAPGVWMIPMVIEVDGRTERVRLDSERHMLPVPATASVHLNRGATGFYRVLYDPTLYDRLLSTFVERSMAEKWIVMEDLYAFVLSGEVPFETYARFARALSSCVDYPVVASVSSALRAFGLYAPDAVEVNDLARSYLADQFHRIGPRARPEEPAGTGVLRESLSLSRAMLDPGFARELSELFVEWERLDPDLRGAVAIGRSRTEGDLAHREIRQRLSQNPPEGEAARLENALSWSAAPRLVEATLDGALRGEINRGHVWTVIIHAGLNRPSREITWKWLQAHVTELNEFFRGTGFMPEVLYPLIPVLGLGRDKEVRAFFAANPFPEGARGAAKGLEMLTIAENFARRIGGKRA, via the coding sequence ATGATCGGACAGGCCGAGCCGCCCCAGGTGGACGAGTACCGACTGCACCTCGACGTCGACTTTGCCGATCAGCGTTGGACGGGAACCATCGAGTTCGACATCGCTCCGGCCCCGGAGCGGATCTCGCTGGATTGCGATCGCCTGGAGATCCGTGGGGCGTGGGTCGAGGGCCTCCCCGCGACCCACCATGTGGACCGCGCGACGAACAGCCTGCACATCGCAATTCCTCGGCCGGGTCCACGGGCCCGGGTCCGGGTCGAGTTCGATGGCGTCGTCGATCCGGCGAACATGATGGGACTCTACCGGTCGAAGTTCGCGGGCGGCTACGCGCTCGTCAGCCAGTGCGAGGCGACGGGGGCGCGCAAGATCTTCCCCTGCTTCGATCGGCCCGATCGCAAGGCGCGCTTCCGGACGAGCATCACGACCGATGCAGCCCAGGAGGTCGTCTCGAACACGTTTCCGGAGAAGGTCACGACGCATGGTGCGCGTCGCCTCTGGAAGTTCGCCCCTACTCCGCCGATGGCAACGTACCTCTTCTTCGTGGGGATTGGAACGTTCGAACGGGCGGAGGACAAGTCCGGGCGCGTCGCGATCGCGGTCGTGACCGCTCCGGGAAGCGGACCGGCCGCCGCCTTCGCACTCTCGGTCACGGGCCGCCTCCTTCGGGCCTTCGAGGAGTACTACGGGATCGAGTACCCACTCCCCAAGCTCGACCTGATCGGGGTCCCAGAGCACCCGTTCGGAGCGATGGAGAACTGGGGAGCGATCAGCTTCCGCGATATGCGGCTCCTGGTCACGGAGCGCTCGGGAACGCTCGACCGGCGCCAAACCTTCGACACCATCGCGCACGAACTCGCCCACCAGTGGTTCGGGAACCTCGTGACGATGCAGTGGTGGACGGACATCTGGCTGAACGAGAGCTTCGCGACTCTGATGGCGCTCAAGATGGTCGATCGGCTCGACCCGGAGCTGCAGGCGATCAACGAGTTCTTCATGATCTTCATGGGACCCGGGCTGCGCAGCGATTCTCTGACTTCCACGGTCCCAGTGAGCGTGCCGGTCGTCGAGCCGGACGAGATCAACCAGGTCTTCGATCCCGCGATCAGCTACGGGAAGGGGGCGAGCGTCCTCCGCATGATCGAGGCCTACCTCGGGGAGGAGACGTTCCGCCGTGGGGTCATCGAGTACCTGACTCGCCACAAGTGGCAGAACGCCCGGACGAGCGATCTGTGGGAGGCCCTCGGCGAAGCGTCGCGGCAGCCGATCCCGGAGATCCTCGGGCCCTGGATCGAGCGAGCCGGCCTACCGGTCGTGGAGGCGCGTGGGGTCTCGGGCGGCCTCGAACTGCGTCAGCGCCGGTACCGGTTGGACGGAGTGCACGCGCCCGGCGTCTGGATGATCCCCATGGTGATCGAGGTCGATGGTCGGACCGAACGCGTGCGGCTCGACTCGGAGCGCCACATGCTACCGGTGCCCGCAACGGCCTCCGTCCATCTCAATCGGGGGGCCACGGGATTCTACCGCGTCCTCTACGACCCGACGCTGTACGATCGGCTCCTGTCCACGTTCGTCGAGCGATCGATGGCCGAGAAGTGGATCGTCATGGAAGACCTGTACGCGTTCGTCCTCTCTGGAGAGGTTCCGTTCGAGACCTACGCACGGTTCGCGCGCGCCCTGTCCTCGTGCGTCGACTACCCGGTCGTCGCTTCGGTGAGCTCGGCGTTGCGCGCCTTCGGGCTGTACGCTCCCGATGCGGTCGAGGTCAACGACCTCGCCCGATCCTACCTCGCCGATCAGTTCCATCGCATCGGTCCGCGCGCTCGGCCCGAGGAGCCCGCCGGCACCGGGGTGCTCCGCGAGAGCCTCTCCCTCTCCCGCGCCATGCTCGATCCGGGCTTCGCCCGGGAACTTTCCGAGCTGTTCGTCGAGTGGGAGCGGCTCGATCCCGACCTTCGAGGGGCCGTGGCGATCGGGCGCTCGCGCACCGAAGGGGACCTCGCGCATCGTGAGATCCGCCAACGGCTCTCGCAGAACCCGCCCGAGGGCGAGGCGGCGAGACTCGAGAACGCGCTGAGCTGGAGCGCCGCCCCCCGGCTCGTCGAGGCGACGCTCGATGGGGCCCTGCGGGGGGAGATCAATCGCGGCCACGTGTGGACCGTCATCATCCACGCCGGCCTCAACCGCCCGTCCCGGGAGATCACATGGAAGTGGCTCCAAGCCCACGTCACCGAGCTGAACGAGTTCTTCCGGGGGACCGGGTTCATGCCCGAGGTCCTCTACCCGCTCATCCCCGTTCTGGGACTCGGGCGGGATAAGGAGGTCCGTGCGTTCTTCGCCGCGAACCCGTTCCCGGAAGGGGCACGGGGGGCAGCGAAGGGGCTCGAAATGCTCACGATCGCCGAGAACTTCGCCCGCCGGATCGGCGGGAAGCGGGCGTAG